From Desulforegula conservatrix Mb1Pa:
GATTTTCACCTTTTATTCCAAATCTCCACTGGCTGTCATTGGAAGTTATGACAAGGTTCATCTCGGAAACCGTGGCTCCTTTACTGAGAGCTATTGAACCTTCGGCGAGATCTGCCTCGTCACCTTTTATGGTTATGACTTCCACAGTATCTTTGAGATTTCTGTTTTCAAAGACTACCTTGTTGCCGATGGCAATGGATTCCATGTCTGGCTCTGCAGCCGTCAAAATGCCAATTTCGTTGTCAATCATATACCATAACCAGGTGAGGAATTCCTGACCGACAAATTTGTATTTATTATAGGCTACCGCTATATCAAGCATTATATCTGCTCCATTTATATTCTGAAAGATGTGGGGGTAAGTTTAAGAAAAGCGTCTTTTTCCTGTGGTGAGAAATCACAGCAAAGCTCAGCCATGGAATAAGGAAAAAGCCTAACCAGTCTCAGTCCAAATGATTTTGAGAATAGGGTTTCTAATTCCTCTCCGGCGGCCTTGAGTCCAGTAAAAAACCAGACTTCATTTTTTTCCATATCCCACATTAGATCATAGATGTCAGGATTTGATGGTACGCGTGACATCAGCATATTAATAATGCTTTCCTTGATTTCTTTTTTTTCTGCCTTTGATAGAAAAGTTTTGCCTGACTCTGAAAGCCTTCTGGCTGATTCAATCGCGACATGTTTTTTTACTGCCTTTGAAGACACTGTTTTCTTGTCTATCCTCACGGAAAAAACAAAAAACTGCATGATCTGGAACTTCTCGGCCTCAAAATCGGCAGAAAAAGAATTTGAAAAACTTGTCCAGCCAGACATGAATTCTGCCGTGTCATCCTCTATTTCAGGGAATCTGTGTTTTTTCAGTCCTTCCTTGACTGTCTCGATTAGATTCTCGGGAATTTGTCCTTCTATTTTGTAACGGTTTATTGAAACACTTCCGGAAAGTAGGCCCATCTGTAATCCTTAAAAAAAGTTTTAATAAAGAGTTATTTGAAAAATTATTTTTTGATTCATGCTTATTGCCGGACGTCTGAAAAAAACAATTTCCATAGAGACTCTTAAAGAAATGACAAATCTATACTGTTTCAAAATTTTTTCAAGGAGGGTTTTAAAAGATAGTCTGAGCAAATAACGGTTTTTTTGTTTTAAGGCCTTCATCCCGAATAAAGGCATTGATAAAGATG
This genomic window contains:
- the rdgC gene encoding recombination-associated protein RdgC; this encodes MGLLSGSVSINRYKIEGQIPENLIETVKEGLKKHRFPEIEDDTAEFMSGWTSFSNSFSADFEAEKFQIMQFFVFSVRIDKKTVSSKAVKKHVAIESARRLSESGKTFLSKAEKKEIKESIINMLMSRVPSNPDIYDLMWDMEKNEVWFFTGLKAAGEELETLFSKSFGLRLVRLFPYSMAELCCDFSPQEKDAFLKLTPTSFRI